One genomic segment of Ricinus communis isolate WT05 ecotype wild-type chromosome 5, ASM1957865v1, whole genome shotgun sequence includes these proteins:
- the LOC8278556 gene encoding uncharacterized protein At4g19900: MFLISQHYFLFLQHFHNIKKSIFTLLSCLPTSILALILLLLLVYNGSSVFYVRFPLPAKSSFQSVSLSPENVPGKSLKKLSSSSTVMYAVKEENPPVILKTHLPLLPKSAISMMPINYSLVSRPKKVHRHRILNKVLRLGDTSKQFSTRIKAFLGSSVCKVRFFMTWISSLESFGDRELLAIESLFKSNPNACLVIVSSSMDSERGSGLLRPLLDKGFKVASIKPDFNYLFKNTYAESWFSELKKGNVDPGEVSLGQNLSNLLRLALLYKFGGTYLDTDVIVLKSFGKLRNIIGAQTIDLETGNWSRLNNAVLIFDKKHPLLFKFIQEFALTFNGNKWGHNGPYLVSRVVSRVSGRPGFNFTVLPPSAFYPVNWSRIGSIFRGPRDELHSKWLQRKLEQIKGESLAVHLWNKQSRQIKVENGSIINHIILDSCIFCNASSRMRLLKYNNK; encoded by the coding sequence ATGTTCTTAATATCTCAACATTACTTTCTCTTTCTACAACATTTCCATAACATCAAAAAATCAATCTTTACCTTGCTCTCTTGCTTACCCACTTCCATTCTTGCTCTAATTCTGCTTCTTCTTTTGGTCTACAATGGCTCCTCTGTGTTCTACGTGCGCTTTCCCCTTCCCGCCAAATCCTCCTTTCAGTCTGTCAGCCTCTCGCCGGAAAATGTACCCGGAAAGTCACTAAAGaagctttcttcttcttctacagTGATGTATGCAGTGAAAGAAGAGAACCCACCAGTTATTTTAAAGACCCACTTGCCACTTTTGCCAAAGTCGGCCATTTCAATGATGCCCATTAACTATTCTTTAGTATCGAGGCCTAAGAAAGTGCACAGACACAGAATTTTAAACAAGGTTCTGCGATTGGGAGACACGTCAAAGCAATTCTCGACGAGAATAAAAGCTTTCTTGGGGAGTTCTGTATGTAAGGTGCGGTTCTTTATGACTTGGATTTCTTCTTTAGAGTCATTTGGTGATAGAGAGTTGCTTGCTATTGAGAGTTTGTTCAAGTCCAATCCAAATGCTTGTTTGGTTATTGTTTCTAGTTCCATGGATTCTGAAAGAGGGAGTGGTCTTTTAAGGCCCCTTTTGGATAAAGGATTCAAAGTGGCTTCAATTAAGCCTGATTTTAACTATCTGTTCAAAAACACTTATGCAGAGTCATGGTTTAGTGAATTAAAGAAAGGTAATGTTGATCCTGGAGAGGTCTCTTTAGGTCAAAACCTCTCTAATTTGCTTAGGCTTGCCTTGTTGTATAAATTCGGTGGTACTTATTTAGACACTGATGTTATAGTGTTGAAGAGTTTTGgtaaattgagaaatataatAGGGGCACAAACAATTGATCTTGAAACTGGGAATTGGAGCAGATTGAATAATGCTGTTCTGATTTTCGATAAGAAACACCCTTTACTCTTCAAGTTCATTCAAGAATTTGCACTCACATTTAATGGAAACAAGTGGGGCCATAATGGTCCTTATCTAGTTTCAAGGGTTGTCTCAAGGGTCAGCGGCAGGCCTGGGTTCAATTTCACTGTGTTGCCTCCATCTGCATTTTATCCAGtgaattggagcagaattggaAGCATATTCAGAGGGCCTAGAGATGAGCTACATTCAAAATGGTTGCAAAGAAAGCTTGAGCAGATAAAAGGGGAAAGTTTAGCTGTACACTTGTGGAACAAGCAGAGTAGGCAGATTAAAGTTGAAAATGGAAGCATCATCAACCATATAATACTAGATTCTTGTATCTTCTGTAATGCTTCTTCACGCATGAGATTGTTAAAATACAATAACAAATGA